TCATCTTTGGCAATTATAATTATACCAGACGTATTCTTATCAATCCTGTGAACCAAGCCTGGTCTAGCTTCTCCATTTTTACCTACGGGCAAATTTTTAAAATGGTATGTTAAAGCGTTTACCAACGTGCCTTTGTAATTTCCGTATCCCGGGTGTACAACCATGCCCGGATTTTTATTTACAAGCACCAAATGCTCATCTTCATACACAATGTTTAATGGAATATTTTCCGGAATTATCTCAATCTCTCTCGGAGGCTCTGCAAACACAACAGAAATAACATCAAACGGCTTTACTCGGTAGTTTGATTTAACAGCCCTTCCATTTACCAATACATTTCCAGCCTCAATACCTTGTTGTATTTTAGAGCGTGTAGCATTTTGAATTCTGTTCATCAAGAACTTATCAATTCGTAAAAGTTCCTGACCTTTATCAATTACAATTTTAAAATGCTCATATAAATCTTGTTCCTCATCTAGCAAATCTGCAGGCTCTGTCATAAAAAATATATTCTGTTGGTAGGAAAACTTATTTAAAATAAATAGTTGTAGAATAGTTTTGCAGTAACTACTTATTAATTACAATCGATTTGTTTATAAAAGCATCTCCAATTTGAATAGTTACAAAATAAATACCGTTATTGATGCTTTGTAAATCAAGCGTTTCAAAGCCTGCTAAACTATTTTTTTCCAAAACAACTTGCCCAAAACAATTTGTCATTCTTACTACAATTTTTTGATTCGTTTCATTTTCTACTTCTACATTCAACTCGGTTGTGGCAGGATTGGGCCAAATACGATGCTTGATAATTGCCTCCGAAACATTATTACTTGCACTTGAATACAGCAATTGCTCTCCAAAAACAGGTCGCAACATAACAGAACCAAAAACAGTAGATTTCTGCCAAA
This DNA window, taken from Bacteroidota bacterium, encodes the following:
- a CDS encoding T9SS type A sorting domain-containing protein encodes the protein WQKSTVFGSVMLRPVFGEQLLYSSASNNVSEAIIKHRIWPNPATTELNVEVENETNQKIVVRMTNCFGQVVLEKNSLAGFETLDLQSINNGIYFVTIQIGDAFINKSIVINK